The Sesamum indicum cultivar Zhongzhi No. 13 linkage group LG6, S_indicum_v1.0, whole genome shotgun sequence genome has a segment encoding these proteins:
- the LOC105163735 gene encoding THO complex subunit 7A encodes MLKGRKVPGRGETAAAHYAFGPLEDDIIIKHRLLTRTTTTRGEPPLKKLQKKFTAFALEVEKEADNYADCERLAKAFLQELNTFEIPLLKSKAVIDANVREKENFNELKDDINRQILQAQNDIEDLKKQLEESKIERQHKEECEAIRKLIAMQPPRSETQKIITELEKEIAMLEAENTAGSRTLDLRKKQFALLLHVVDELQNTIEEEQRSLMEEMRTAIDEHRTGLEDANGGPEAMALD; translated from the exons ATGTTGAAAGGGAGGAAAGTTCCTGGCAGGGGGGAGACTGCCGCCGCGCACTATGCTTTCGGCCCACTTGAGGATGACATTATAATCAAGCATAGGCTTCTGACCCGCACAACAACGACGAGAGGTGAACCACCATTGAAGAAACTTCAGAAGAAGTTTACTGCTTTTGCCCTGGAAGTAGAGAAAGAAGCAGATAACTATGCTGACTGCGAAAGACTTGCCAAGGCTTTCTTGCAGGAGCTGAATACTTTCGAAATTCCATTGCTCAAGAGTAAAGCAGTTATAGATGCAAATGTGAGAGAGAAGGAGAACTTCAATGAGTTAAAAGACGATATAAATAGGCAAATATTACAGGCACAGAATGATATAGAAGATCTGAAGAAACAGCTGGAAGAGAGCAAGATTGAGAGGCAGCACAAAGAGGAGTGTGAAGCTATTAGGAAGTTGATTGCTATGCAGCCACCAAGATCAGAGACGCAGAAAATCATAACAGAACTTGAAAAAGAGATTGCAATGTTGGAAGCAGAAAACACTGCTGGCTCAAGAACACTGGACCTCCGCAAAAAGCAATTTGCACTTCTGTTGCATGTG GTGGATGAATTACAGAACACCATTGAGGAAGAACAGAGAAGTTTAATGGAGGAAATGAGAACAGCAATTGATGAGCACAGGACTGGATTGGAGGATGCTAATGGGGGTCCTGAAGCTATGGCTCTTGATTAG
- the LOC105163736 gene encoding probable E3 ubiquitin-protein ligase RHC1A has product MSSVHTHWCYHCSAPICPENSVCPYCHGGFIQELHDIAASPSGNEPGTESSIMSAFAAYMRQIMATAQPHLHVRPRPGMIPERSVGEGVGPGPPAHFLVYHGYPPVGVPVQDPSGYSGPWMGQQHADYHNFLAEHTLPELIEQTSTNERHGPPPAPRSAIDALPTIRISQRHLNTDAHCPVCQEKFRLGSEARKMPCDHIYHSECIVTWLVEHNSCPVCRSELPPTGSGNARAGNPSSTRARSGRRDRDSRNQGSCNPFSFLRRSHS; this is encoded by the coding sequence ATGTCAAGTGTGCACACCCATTGGTGCTACCATTGCAGCGCACCAATTTGCCCTGAAAATTCAGTTTGCCCATACTGTCATGGAGGCTTCATTCAGGAGCTGCACGACATAGCCGCATCGCCTTCAGGCAATGAGCCGGGTACAGAATCCAGTATCATGAGTGCATTTGCTGCTTACATGAGACAGATAATGGCAACGGCACAGCCTCATCTCCACGTTAGACCTCGACCAGGCATGATCCCGGAAAGAAGTGTGGGTGAGGGCGTCGGTCCAGGGCCTCCAGCCCATTTCTTGGTGTACCACGGCTATCCTCCGGTTGGTGTACCGGTTCAGGATCCTTCTGGTTATAGTGGCCCTTGGATGGGGCAACAGCATGCTGATTATCACAATTTCCTTGCCGAGCATACGTTGCCTGAACTGATTGAGCAGACGAGTACAAACGAAAGGCATGGTCCGCCTCCTGCTCCTCGTTCCGCTATTGATGCTTTGCCAACCATTAGGATTTCCCAGAGGCATCTTAATACTGATGCACATTGCCCAGTGTGTCAGGAGAAATTCCGGTTGGGCTCAGAGGCAAGAAAGATGCCCTGTGATCATATTTACCATTCGGAGTGCATTGTTACTTGGCTGGTTGAACATAATTCATGCCCTGTTTGCCGTTCTGAGCTGCCTCCAACGGGTTCTGGGAACGCTCGTGCTGGCAATCCAAGCAGCACGCGTGCAAGAAGTGGAAGAAGGGATAGAGATTCTCGAAATCAAGGGTCATGTAATCCTTTCTCATTCTTGCGGCGTTCCCACTCATAA
- the LOC105163964 gene encoding LOW QUALITY PROTEIN: uncharacterized protein LOC105163964 (The sequence of the model RefSeq protein was modified relative to this genomic sequence to represent the inferred CDS: deleted 2 bases in 1 codon), with translation MGMVPSFSSFSLACTPKFSLYGNPKLFRRIKNLKIFPTCANFDPSRTQQPLLNHNFVDSPLRASVKCFSKGPSSAGQENQELVQQVDAEGQVYEFERLFSNLNQATLKREPGSLSSSIFLVAGTTVGAGXXXXFLASAIICILCWIFMVVSGLLIAEVNVNTMCELGSGGVSLVSMAKRTLGNVGVQVACWSYIFIHYALLVAYVARSSDSVDGQRYDCRWETATLFSLLFGGLCYFGSQRIIGAVNGALVVGIIASFTALVVVASGDLHWDALLQANLEAAPRSIPIIALSFVYQNVVPVLCTNLEGNLSKVRTAIVLGTAIPLALFLVWNAVILGTITTPELGSNTLVDPLQQLRSTNGVVGPIVDLFSVLAIATSYIGFVLGLSDFLADLLKLPSGRNKPLPYLLTLVPPLILALLDPEIFFKALDFAGTYGVLVLFGVLPAAMSWSDRYSESSESLKIPLLVPGGKLTLSLVMGGAGLVILTEILENFGHA, from the exons ATGGGCATGGTCCCTTccttttcatcattttctttagCATGCACTCCCAAGTTTTCACTTTATGGGAATCCAAAACTCTTTAGGAGAATCAAGAACCTCAAAATATTCCCTACATGTGCAAATTTTGATCCATCAAGAACTCAACAACCGTtgttaaatcataattttgttgattctCCTTTGAGGGCATCAGTAAAATGCTTCTCAAAGGGGCCATCATCGGCTGGACAAGAGAATCAGGAGCTGGTACAACAAGTGGATGCAGAGGGACAAGTTTATGAGTTCGAGAGGCTGTTTTCAAACCTCAATCAAGCCACATTGAAAAGGGAACCTG GAAGCCTAAGCAGTTCGATTTTCCTTGTCGCTGGCACCACC GTAGGTGCAGGGATNNNN NNNNGATTTTTGGCATCAGCAATTATCTGCATCTTATGCTGGATATTTATG GTCGTCAGTGGACTGCTCATTGCCGAAGTAAATGTGAACACTATGTGTGAGCTTGGTTCTGGTGGTGTTTCACTG GTATCAATGGCCAAGAGAACCCTTGGAAATGTTGGAGTCCAGGTTGCCTG CTGGTCCTACATTTTCATCCATTACGCTCTCCTTGTTGCCTATGTGGCTCGTTCTTCAGATA GTGTTGATGGGCAGCGTTATGATTGCAGATGGGAAACGGCTACTTTGTTTTCACTGCTTTTTGGAGGTCTTTGCTACTTCGGAAG CCAACGGATTATTGGAGCGGTAAATGGTGCTCTAGTAGTCGGCATCATAGCGTCTTTCACTGCTCTCGTG GTCGTTGCTAGCGGAGACTTACACTGGGATGCTCTTCTACAAGCTAACTTAGAGGCTGCGCCTCGAAGTATACCTATTATAGCACTTTCTTTCGTTTATCAG AATGTAGTTCCAGTTCTTTGTACAAATCTCGAAGGCAACTTATCAAAAGTAAG GACTGCGATAGTTCTGGGCACTGCTATTCCTCTTGCTTTGTTTCTTGTCTGGAATGCTGTTATTCTTGGGACCATTACAACTCCTGAACTGGGCTCAAATACACTTGTGGATCCACTCCAGCAATTGCGATCAACGAATGGAGTTGTTGGG CCAATAGTCGATCTATTCTCGGTTCTTGCAATTGCCACCTCTTACATTGGATTTGTTCTAGGCCTCTCCGACTTCCTTGCCGACT TGCTAAAACTCCCGTCTGGTCGGAACAAGCCTCTGCCGTATTTACTTACTCTAGTTCCACCTTTGATATTAGCTTTGTTGGATCCAGAGATCTTCTTTAAAGCATTGGATTTTGCCGGGACATATGGAG TGTTGGTGCTGTTTGGAGTTCTTCCTGCTGCAATGTCGTGGTCAGATAGGTACTCAGAATCGTCCGAGTCTCTGAAAATTCCCCTGCTGGTCCCCGGAGGAAAATTGACCCTCTCACTAGTAATGGGAGGTGCAGGCCTCGTCATTCTCACCGAAATTCTTGAGAATTTTGGTCATGCATAG
- the LOC105163739 gene encoding 4-diphosphocytidyl-2-C-methyl-D-erythritol kinase, chloroplastic: MAFSNSLCSHQSYASYNGKTQFNSFKRGCFYLPSSFKPQGLSSFHRKFESSRTHLIRATASDSKTDRKQVEVVYDLEDKFNKLADQVDRDAGMSRLTLFSPCKINVFLRITSKRADGYHDLASLFHVISLGDKIKFSLSPSKSKDRLSTNVPGVPLDERNLIIKALNLFRKKTGTDNYFWIHLDKMVPTGAGLGGGSSNAATALWAANQFSGCVATEKELQEWSSEIGSDIPFFFSHGAAYCTGRGEVVEDIPPPVPIDVPMVLIKPPEACSTAEVYKRFRLDQTSQIDPLTLLEKISRNGISQEVCVNDLEPPAFEVLPSLKRLKQRIAAAGRGQYDAVFMSGSGSTIVGVGSPDPPQFVYDDDEYKNVFLSEANFITRSPNQWYAEPISTNAAISPTEISVQ; this comes from the exons ATGGCTTTTTCCAATTCTCTCTGCAGCCACCAGAGCTACGCTTCCTACAACGGGAAAACGCAGTTCAATTCTTTCAAGAGAGGCTGTTTTTATCTACCTTCTTCGTTTAAGCCACAAGGGTTGTCGTCTTTCCACAGAAAGTTTGAATCTTCAAGGACCCATTTGATCAGGGCCACGGCTTCTGATTCCAAGACTGATAGAAAGCAAGTTGAA GTGGTGTATGATCTTGAGGATAAGTTTAATAAGTTAGCAGACCAAGTGGATAGGGATGCAGGGATGTCAAGGCTCACTCTTTTTTCTCCTTGCAAG ATTAATGTTTTCTTGAGAATAACAAGCAAAAGAGCGGATGGATATCATGATTTGGCATCTCTCTTTCAT gtTATCAGCCTAGgagataaaataaagttcTCGTTGTCCccatcaaaatcaaaagatcGTTTGTCAACAAATGTTCCTGGAGTCCCTCTTGATGAAAGAAATTTG ATAATAAAGGCTCTTAATCTGTTCAGGAAAAAGACAGGGACTGACAACTACTTTTGG ATTCATCTTGATAAGATGGTGCCAACGGGGGCTGGCCTTGGTGGTGGCAGCAGCAATGCTGCTACTGCCTTGTGGGCAGCAAATCAGTTTAGCGGTTGTGTTGCCACTGAAAAGGAGCTCCAAGAATGGTCTAGTGAGATCGGCTCTGATATCCCCTTCTTTTTCTCCCATGGAGCTGCATATTGTACCGGTAGAGGTGAG GTAGTTGAAGATATTCCTCCACCTGTACCGATTGATGTTCCTATGGTTCTCATTAAACCACCAGAGGCATGCTCTACTGCTGAAGTTTACAAG CGGTTTCGGTTGGATCAAACAAGCCAGATTGACCCTTTGACGTTGCTAGAGAAGATCTCAAGGAATGGAATCTCTCAGGAGGTTTGCGTAAATGATCTAG AACCCCCTGCTTTTGAAGTCCTTCCAtcattaaaaagattaaaacagCGCATAGCTGCTGCAGGCCGAGGACAGTATGATGCCGTTTTCATGTCTGGAAG TGGGAGCACCATTGTGGGGGTGGGTTCTCCTGACCCCCCTCAGTTCGTGTACGATGATGATGAGTACAAGAATGTCTTCTTATCAG AGGCCAACTTCATCACCCGCTCGCCTAATCAGTGGTATGCAGAACCTATTTCGACAAATGCTGCTATCTCACCAACGGAGATTTCTGTTCAATAG
- the LOC105163737 gene encoding uncharacterized protein LOC105163737 codes for MSPASRSKSKDKKVGKEPPKGSSKPSGHVNTSSGIPASGYNPLLGTFHTFETAPVPSSSPLHVNGRFRNIDDTDDHNGSSLGGSGIEYDSVSNNGSWSGESEDHKEKTSHPSRQESVPGADNDKREKIRQKNERKHQRQKERRAQELHERCSGYLMSRKLEALAQQLVAMGFSQERATMALILNEGRVEESVAWLFEGGEEDKRKEHNLDGGGNLKIDISEELARITDMEIRYKASKQEVERAVVACEGDLEKAEETLKAQKLEPPATPPKPEETGDPPIVANGKLPVAISQHAMRVQTKPTSSATMPQKRDEKDFNYTKVPVTVGPSVDTGTKNMQALKKIPAKLEWTKPQQVTVPAEKRWPSSGSNPSVSYSLASPLQASPPPSKTEARYLAVGNELKNLQLGSVREPVIVMQRPQSINAKQVPSSSVSSSPPGPAGGWYLNGVDTVKPNGLVPPVAVSRSLSPNGVSSNPMYNQLHYQPQQHFLSNSSSIDSQATTRGNGLWSRGNASPTLSAASSLGLFSGLGANGSSGSSSPVDWNTGGSMLQFDYTSIDWSLDLGTLTSRPNGLWGGANYSLQNNSRTYDSFAYGLGVKSAMRPVLSNGNGGSIPGLQEGLASSEQPAGGSREWTSPFEERDLFSLPRQFVSSPSL; via the coding sequence ATGTCTCCAGCATCCAGATCTAAATCCAAAGACAAAAAGGTTGGCAAGGAACCTCCAAAGGGTTCTTCAAAGCCTTCAGGTCATGTTAACACCAGCAGTGGGATCCCGGCAAGTGGATACAATCCGCTTTTGGGAACATTTCATACATTTGAGACAGCACCTGTGCCCTCTTCCAGTCCACTTCATGTGAATGGCCGTTTCCGTAACATAGATGATACAGATGATCATAATGGGAGTTCATTGGGGGGGAGTGGCATTGAATACGATTCTGTTTCAAATAACGGCAGCTGGTCTGGTGAGTCAGAAGaccataaagaaaaaacatctCATCCCTCACGTCAGGAGTCAGTACCTGGAGCTGACAATgacaaaagagagaaaatacgCCAGAAGAATGAGAGGAAACATCAGCGACAAAAGGAAAGACGAGCTCAAGAGCTGCATGAACGGTGCAGTGGCTATCTCATGTCCAGGAAGCTAGAAGCACTTGCTCAACAGCTTGTGGCTATGGGTTTCTCTCAAGAACGGGCGACAATGGCTCTTATTCTGAATGAAGGTAGAGTAGAGGAATCAGTAGCGTGGCTTTTTGAAGGAGGTGAAGAAGACAAGCGCAAGGAACATAATCTTGATGGTGGGgggaatttgaaaattgacatATCAGAAGAGCTTGCACGGATTACAGACATGGAAATAAGGTACAAGGCCTCCAAGCAGGAGGTTGAAAGAGCTGTAGTTGCCTGCGAAGGCGATCTTGAGAAGGCTGAGGAAACATTGAAGGCACAGAAGCTGGAGCCTCCTGCTACTCCTCCCAAGCCCGAAGAAACTGGTGATCCTCCTATTGTTGCCAATGGCAAGCTGCCAGTTGCTATTAGTCAGCATGCAATGCGGGTACAAACGAAGCCTACTTCATCTGCCACCATGCCACAGAAAAGGGACGAAAAAGATTTCAATTATACTAAAGTTCCAGTAACAGTAGGGCCTTCTGTGGATACTGGGACAAAAAACATGCAGGCGTTGAAAAAAATACCAGCTAAATTGGAGTGGACCAAACCACAGCAGGTCACAGTGCCTGCAGAGAAAAGGTGGCCAAGTTCAGGATCTAATCCTTCTGTTTCCTATTCATTAGCATCACCTTTGCAGGCTTCACCTCCTCCATCCAAGACGGAAGCTCGTTATCTGGCTGTTGGAAATGAATTGAAGAATTTGCAGCTTGGATCGGTTAGAGAACCGGTCATTGTTATGCAGCGACCTCAATCCATTAACGCGAAGCAGGTTCCTAGCTCAAGTGTTAGCTCATCTCCACCTGGGCCGGCCGGGGGTTGGTATCTCAATGGTGTTGATACGGTGAAGCCCAACGGGTTAGTGCCGCCTGTTGCTGTCTCTAGAAGTCTTAGCCCCAATGGTGTTAGTTCAAATCCAATGTACAACCAACTCCATTACCAACCACAGCAGCATTTCCTATCCAACAGTAGTTCAATAGACTCCCAAGCAACCACGAggggaaatggtttgtggagcAGAGGAAATGCATCGCCGACGCTTTCCGCCGCTTCCTCCCTTGGGCTCTTCTCTGGGCTGGGTGCTAATGGTTCGTCTGGGTCCTCATCTCCAGTGGACTGGAACACCGGCGGCTCGATGTTGCAGTTTGATTATACCAGCATAGACTGGAGTCTGGATCTTGGGACATTAACATCAAGGCCCAATGGCTTGTGGGGTGGTGCGAACTACTCTTTGCAAAACAACTCCCGCACATATGATTCGTTTGCTTATGGTCTGGGTGTGAAGTCTGCTATGAGGCCAGTTTTATCCAACGGGAATGGTGGATCGATTCCTGGGTTACAAGAGGGGTTAGCTTCTTCAGAACAACCTGCTGGTGGTTCTCGGGAATGGACTTCTCCTTTTGAAGAGAGAGATCTTTTCAGTTTACCCAGACAGTTTGTTTCCTCCCCTTCTCTGTAA